Below is a window of Electrophorus electricus isolate fEleEle1 chromosome 12, fEleEle1.pri, whole genome shotgun sequence DNA.
cagCATGATTCATGtgctcattttgttttcttttcaggcaactctccacagagcaggctGCCCTACAGGAGTCTCTGCAGAAGGAGACCAAGGTCAACAAGCGTCTGTCTATGGAAAATGAGGAGCTTCTTTGGAAGCTGCAGAACGGAGACCTGAGCAGCCCACGCAAAATCTCGCCATCTTCCACCTCCGTCGGTCTCCGTTCCCCTCGCAACTCGGACGTCTTCTCTAGCCTCCCAGTTTCACCCAGATAACACTGGCCCTCAGCTTCCAGGACACCCCTTGTGAAAGactgccacagagagagagctatatTAGCTGTGTCAGTGTGATCCTGGTCACCTGAAGAACACTGATCCAAAATGGATCTTCTCTCAGGTGAATCTTGTACAGCTGAATGACTATAAAGACTGAAGAAAATATTGCACAGAAGCACTTAACCAATGAGGCCACTTTTTTGTACCTTTTGTCTTTCATGTCTCGTTTTGGTAGAGAGAAAATCTCAGGGCTTGTACATAATTTCTATTTTTGGCACTGGCATTCCTTTGCTTTACCTTCAGCAAGTGCTTTCTTTGCCAGATTGTTCTATTTTGCATTAACTGGGAATGAACATTTAATGGTTGTCTTTTGAATGGAAGGATGAAAGGTTTTTTAGTGTGTCTTCAGTTTCTATGCAGAAGATGATTGTGCCATTAGAATCAAAGGATGAATAAAACAAAGAGCTTTACCACTAGCAGCCTTTAAGTCTACCACCATCACCTATTTTAACATGGCTAATGTCAGCCACTTATGGAAATTTCCCAGAATTTTACTTAACAGCATAGTAGTAGAATTTTCTTTTGCAGTagatacaaatacaaatgaaagctTCTTCCAGATCCTGGAATGTGATTCCTAGAGAGATTCATCAGTGATCTGGAATAATGTCCAGTTCTTTGCTTCAAAAAGTGCTTAGGGAATCCATTCATTTTTCTCCAGGGTATTTTGAATCCACTCATCCATGGGTATTTTCAATCCACTCATTTTTGACTTGCCAGATTAGTTATTtctagtatttatttatttggagcCCATTAACTGAAGGCCCCTAAATAATGGGATAATGGGTTCTAACCCCCAAGTTTCAGAGCATTGGCTAGCCCAATTACTGACTCCTTTTAGCAAATTAGTATCTGCCATTATGTGAACTGTATAGTTAAATATGAATACGGGTTTGGATCTTATGCATTCAGTACTGTTGAGCCCCAAAGAGAGTGATGGCGCCACCTATATGACCATGGGACCAATATAAATGACTGTTTGTGCATGATTCAGTGGCCTCATGAGCACCCCTCACTTTATGAAACCTCCTACTGCAGTTTTAAGATCCGACTATTTCAAATTCGTAAATTAAGGTTGTGAGGAGTAAGTAAAGGTGTAAGTGACCTGGATGAGTTCCCTTGGTTGTGTGTTGCTAAGATATTTGTGTGGGTATTAAATGTATTGCTGTGAAGCCGAAATTCTTTGAAATATGCAATTAATAAAGTCATATGAAAAAGTACCGCCAGCAGTCGCTTTGTTCATTACAAAGTGAAGCGCATCCATTCCTCTTTTTCGTTTGATAAGAAATTTTAATTTGTAGGCGCGCTGTATGCAGATGCAAACGGCAGCTGACTGAACGTAATGAAGACGCCAGCCGCAGATGAAGAAACGCAGAAGGTTTGGCTAAGCCCAGTGCAGGCGACGGTGAAATCCACGAAGTGAACAGTGAAACCAAAATAAGCAGAGGGTCTGCACTGCATTCCACATGAGGAGTCCATTACAGCCTTAGCACACTTTCCACTCTGAGCTCATCACCAAAGCCATTCTGGTCGCTGCCAGCAACACACAAATGGAGCACACAGAACCGTATGGATATTGGCATGTAGGTAATGGTTATAAGGAGAGCATAGGCCTGTGAAGGCTTTGCAACCCTTTTTTTGTGCTAGATCATAggcaatataaaatgtatagcaTGAAATCAATGAAAAAGGGTTTGTCAAGTTATCACTTTACACCGAaggttatttttgttgttgctgctcaTTACATGAAAACATCACGCTTTTTCTCAAAAAGCCATTCATTTCTAGGCTCTACCCTTACAGTGGCTACAATCCTTAAATGGGGCAACACCAATACAGGCCAGAAGCAAGATGCCTGTGGTGTAAATGGAGTCTGTTTCAGTTTTCATGGTTTCCCTTCTTCGTCATTCAGAAGGGGCTGGTCATATGAGTTCACACGAGTGGCCACTGATGTCTCTCCGTAGGGGTTTTTAGCTGTGCATATGTAGTGTCCAAAGTCAATAGTGTCCGCGTCGTCCACGGTCATGACACTCTGGGAGATGCGAGTGGTGTGGCGCACACCTCTGTTTATCAGCCTCCATGAGTCATGAATATTTACAGGTCTTTCTTCCTGCAATGGAAGCATGAAGAAAGACGCTCAGTGTATCTGCAAATGAGTTTGTTTACATTACTAATTTGGAAAACAAatatagaaaagaaaatgtaagaactAAAAGGTTTATATATAAGGTATTGTAGAAAATTGTAATATGGTAGAAAAATACAATGAGTTGTCTCTATAGCAACTAGAACTGAAGACCTCAGAATTATTGAGACTGAGTAAGGTCCAGATGCTACTGACTATACAATGTGTTATTTTAGCAGTTTAGACAAATTAGTTAGGAGTTATTTAGCTTGACAAGTGTAGCACAGAAGATTCAGTTCACTTATCTGAGGACAATATTAAAGCAATTAAATATCCCACGTAACACTGTGTAGCTTTAGACTTCAAAGGATTTTTGAGATTTTCAATGGGCAACCTCAGTTTGATAAACTGATATATATTATGGCTATTTCCACAATACATGAATAATATGGCAACTCATGAGTCTATGACTCACCATAAACCcattgctggaaaaaaaaaaaatcataaataaaaaaatgtcctCCAATGCATCATTATTCATGTGTGATTAGATGTTtgtcacttaaaaataaaatgttccataATGGCAATAACCTAAATTCTTTTGTCTCATCTTGTTCTCTTTTACTTTGACAGAAATTAATGTGCCATTTACCTGGCCTGGAAAAGTCCATCTGAAGCTAACGTCAGCTTCAGGCTCACCCAGGACTGTGCAGGTGACATTAAAGATGTCGCCCCCACGCACTTGTTTTTGCGAAGCCTGAATAGTTGCAAAAGGAGGTCCACTGGGAACTAGAATGTTCAACGAATTCCGTTAAGTACTGTTTTTTATTCATATCTTCACACCGGAATACAGTCAGGCAAGTGTACGTGCTTCAGTGGAGATCTCAGCGTCTTTATCAGTAACATCCTTCTCACCTTCAACATAGAGTAGCTGGAACTTTGTGGAGATTTGCGGGGTGGTTTTGGTGGTGCTGCTGGCCTTGCAGTAGAAGGCTCCTGTGTGCTCTGGGCTGGGGCTCTGCAGGATGAAGCCTTTAGATGGCTTGTAGTAGATGAGGCTCCCATCAACAAGGATCTCCTCTGGAGGCACCTCCCTGTGCAGTGAGACTGTGGCCTTAGGAGACGTCACCCGGCAGGGCACGGTGGCTGGCTTGTCGGGCCTCAGGTACACGATCTCAAAATGGATGACCGACGGGACAAACAGCTCATCCTTGTCTTTGCAGAGGGACAAAGATGTTTGCATTACCTGTGCTCCAAGCTGAACAATACTGACTGACAGCATATTTCTGCTAAGTAAATGGTAAAAGCCAACATTGCCCATGAAAAATCATGAAGAGCTGAAATTAAATGCCAGTGGCAAATTCTACCATTGGATTATTATCAGGAGCAGTGTTTTAACACGGAATTGTGGGAGACACTGTACCTGTGAAGTATATGTAGGTGGTAGAGGTGCGATCCGGGTCCTTTTCACACTCTTCCCCATCGCAGAGTACCGCCCAGCAGCTGTACTCTCCCGTATCAGCAGCAGAGGGCGACGTCAGGGTCAACTGACCAAACTTCTCATGCTGTTTAATGCTGACACAAATgtaacacagcaaacacacagatctTACTGCAAGGGGTTTTAGCATCTTCTCTAATACGTCACCATTTTTGAATAGTAAACAAAAACTGTCCACTAAATATCAAATTAATAACATCGTGTAAGATCCTGCAGAATTTAAATTGCTTCTGCCATCTAACATCCTGGATATTTAACCATAACCTTCTGGAGCATTTGAACAGATGTGAGACTGGGGTATAAACATGCATCTAGAATACGTCGAAGATTTAGAAAAGGTTGATAGCTTTTATCAACTCTAATTAGGATTTAAACTACACCAGTTAATTTAGAGAGTATGGTCTCAAGGCACAtctgaatgaataaaacatctgATCAAAAGCATTACTTGAGGTAGTGTACCTGAGTCTGGGGTCATTAAAGATGTCCAGGTAAGAGGGGTATGCCCAGCCAATCTTGGTTCCTTTGCATCTTAGTTCCATTGTCTTCCCAGGATTCAAACTTAGAGTGTCACCGAGACGTAGGAAACGGCCTTTGTCCAGAACCTGGGTGAGAATTGATTGAGGTTTTCCTCCGACGtctttctctttgccttttGGGTAGCGCACCTTGATCCTCTTTCGCCCTGGTCTGAAGCGGGCCTCAGTGGCCTCCTTCTTATGACTGACCTGCTGACTCACACCTGGTTCAGCATGAGGAAAATGCCACACGGAGCCATTAGTACAAAAGCTCAACCCTACTGACGTAACCCTAATGACATAACCTTTAATACTGTTTTAAACTGGGAGGCAATGTGAATAACATGGCAGGCATGCATCTTATGACAGAAACTTCTGTGAAAACTAGAACGTTTAGGAGGCCGCAGTTGCAGAATACGTTTGCCACCTTTAGAGTTTCGTGTCTACTGCTGTATGATGAAGGCATAGGGAACAGACCCAGTAACATTCCTTCAGAGTTTCACTCAGTTATTGCTCCGGTCCGAAACACAGAGCCAGAGATGGCAGAAGGAGAACAGAGGGGCAGTGCTCCCATCTGGAAAGTTTCTCCATTTTGTGTTTCCAACCCACAGTTGTACAAACAGCAGTGCAggaaatatgcttttttttttgttcttcatgcCGACACATAATGTGATCTGCTGACACTACAACTGCTGCAATGGAGCGTTCTAAACTGAAAAAGTGTAAAGATGCCCGTGAAATAACTAAATACCTATACTAAAAATAGGGAATAATTAGGGAGTTTAATCTCAAATAACATAGATTTCTTTTCCCCCCTAACTCCTGTAGAGTCCCTTCCCAAGCTTGCTCCATATCTCAGCCCTGCATCTTCAACACTAATGCTAATGCAACCCCTGGCAAACTGCACAAGCCACACAACCACAGTTACTTTCAGATTTACAGTCCTCAGTTTTGCAGGACATGAAGagcaaagcagaaaaaaatgaaaacagctcACCGTTCTGAAGTTCCACCGAGAGCAGCGCAAGTGTGAGCAGCATGCAGAGCTTCATGGTGGCACGAGTGGACAGTCCCAGCTGTGCAGGTCTTCTTCAATCACACAGGAGGCCCAAGCAGTAGAGCCTAACCTCTGCAAGTGTTGACTGCCCTGTAGGCTTCCCCTCCACAAGAACAGTGCAATGCTGCAACCCTGCAACTTTCCAACCAAAACACCAAGTGATGCACCATCCtctgctgccatctgctgggAGGAAGGACACCCTGCTGCTAGCTACCATAAAACAAGGGATTTGAGCAATAAACTTGGACTTATTGCCTAGTGTGGTGcctatttatttgtataaatgtcaaaagttcttttattattattattatttaaaaaacaggcaaacattGGCACTTAGTGGTGTTTTAATCTTTTCTCTGGCAGATTAAAGTAGTGGAGGCCAGTTACATCACAAATTGGTCAGACTAAGCCAGCAGGAAAATTAGtaacaaaagcatttcaattTGACCACTAAAAGCTGACATGTTTGGTtgatgaaaacaaaagtaatgcAATCAAAGCTTTTCATCAGTGTTTTCTACCCCCAGTTGGTCTGGGATTCCATGGCGTGTAGTGTACATATGACCGAGTTTTCTGATTTTATGGAACTTTTGCAAGGGACAGTAAGCTCCACAGTGCAGTGGTCCTCCAGGAATGTGAGTGAAGACCTGCTGTATGTTCTCtggttaaacaaaaaaataataatcagcTCTCACAGCTGGTGGCTTGAGATATTGCAGAGGGATAGTACAGAGGTCTTCCACTTCTGACATACAGACCTACCAATGGTGGTGAATTGTGTTAACGTTATCTTCATACCTGACTCCTAAGCAAAGGGaggttaaaaatgtttaatatcaGGACCTTGAAGGTTGTGATTTGTATACCAATATTCTACGATGATTGTAGAATTTAGAGGAAGATTTCAGATTTGAGTCCAGTGGGAAGAACTCAGAATACATTCTTACATTGTATAAAAGTTTTATACACTTGTCAACATCTGGTTCAAGTAGCATGTCAGATATAAGTGAGCAGTTATACATTCTCTGACCAAATGTACACCTATAGGTGGTCCTAATGAAATAGGAAGTTGGTGTAGTGTTTGAATTTCTAGAAGATCTGACCACtacccccaaaaaaacatcaagtaaataaaaaggaCATTTATTGACAACAATATGCTAATGTGagttaaaaaatacaaattttctGTTGAAAATTTTGGAATCACTTTGTAATACACTCAAGATCACTATTTAATTCAAAATTATACAATGTGTAGTAGAAGACATTTTATATGGGTTATTGTTACAAAGGATACAAAGCCAATAATAGATGGATATAAATCTCTTGATTAGctatttttattctttcaggTTTTCAAAATTCTAGTCAAGCCAACTACAACTCCGAACAACGATTGAGACGGAAAACAGCAAGAAGAAAAAGGTTCTTGATTTGGGCATACTTGGCCAATCATGCCTGCTGGTATCAAAGCATCAGTTGTGTACATCAGCTGGATAACACTGAAACCATGGACCACAGCAGTAAGACATACAGGGCATGATTAAGGCAAAGCTGTTGGGGTGCCATTTTGTACTAGTGAATGCATTTTAACAGAAGCACAATGGGAAAGAAAAGATATGTGAAACCATATTAGGATATGTGAAACCATCCAGATTATAGTCAAAAAATAATGCATGGTGCATTTAATGCCAATGCaaagatatttttatatatctgttctgggattttctttcttttttggcattttttttttacaaatagcTTTATATCTAAATGCACttatataaagaataaaaaaagaaaaaaaaaaacgtcttGATTGCAGAGTACAAACGTAACACTTATTTTTTCTCAACTTATATGAGGACAAGCTTCTGCCTGAGTTTGATTGACATACTTTACACTTTTGTGGGCATGAAAGAACATTGAGTTGGTATTAGAACTACCTGTACAtaagacaataaaaaaacaggacagtTAAATAACCCAGTTATAAAACAGTCAGCAAATGGAATGTAATCTTAGAGTTAGACTGCCAAGACAGAGTTCCAAACATCCTAATTCTACTACATGCCACTTTGAAAGTAAAAGTATAAATGGGAAATGGGTAATTATCATATAATATGCGCTTTGAAGGGAAAAGgtaaggaaagaaaaatgtggcaaaaaaaaaaggcttttttggATTAGAAATACTGTGAATACTCATAGTTAtggtcattaaaataaaacaaaataacagaaaaaaaaattcatcagTAAAGTCTGACAGATTATTCTCAAGTAGTGAATGCTCTCGGAGCTAACTATTCACTGTTTGAAATATCTTAAAGATACTACATATGAATTAGAGGTAACTGTAGACTAGAGGTAATTGTAGTTTACTGTCTAAAATTCTGTAAAAGCTCATTTAGAGCTGAAATTATTAAGACACTCActaatgcacaaatgcacagcaGTAATGACAGAGATAAGTTCATATTTCCTACATTGTCTATTAACATTAACCCATCACAACCCTCTTGAGGGTACTAATCAGTCAGAACGGCTACAATACATTATTGAACAGCGATCCTAATCCCCAACACAACCTGGGGTAGGTGCACTGCTCAGCAAGACTGGAAGTTGGTGTAGGGTCTGTAAAACTAAGTATAATCAGCCATCCTTTAAAACTGACTGGTCTTCTCCGGATGGATTAACGTTTCCACGCCGCCGTCCTTTACgaacctttttttctctggCATGCCATCAGGGCCCTGCAGCTGCCTCTGGTGCTCACTGCTGTGCCATATCCCATAACCGAAATAAATGAGGAAACCTGAAGTGCAAGAGTTAATCACACTATTTTACATGGTCAAAGTCTAGTCTTGGACAACACTGGATTTCAAGTAGATTTCACTCAGATTCCTTTCATAAAGCTCTGCTATAAATGAATCCTGTTGCTTCTtcagtgtgcgcgtgtgtgtgtgcatgtgtgtatttaagtgtaCATATTCTAATTGGTGGGGGGTGCTGTGCATGCTTGcatatcagagagagagagaaagcacttACCCACAGTCATCCAAACAGAGAAACGGATCCATGTGTCTCCACTCAGCTGCACCATGAGGTAGACATTGACAAATATACTCAGGATGGGGAGAAAGGGCAATAGAGGAACCTATGGAACAAACACGCTGTATTAAACATCTGCTCAGGTGTGCATTTATTCCTTAAAGCCTAGTCAGGGTATTAGTGAGCCAAATGAAGCAAATCTGCCATGCTGCATCACACTGCCTTTGATGTCAGCAGGGGTGAGAGCAATATGCTAAGCTCTCAAGCACATGCATTACGCAGTTTTCCCTTTGTAACTACTCAAACTTTGCCCTGGCTCTGTTTAATCTTTTCCTTTTATCATCCCAGGCTTCACAAAACTACATTCTTTGTACCACACATATGTCTTTTAAACTCAAGCATTATATATAGCAAGCTGTGCCAAATTAACCGCTGACATTTTTCATACTGTTTGAACTGCCCCTTCTGCTTCTATCTGATGATCCTTTTTCCCGTCAACTTATTACAGCCCTACAGGCCCTAACCTCTTGTGTCCTACGTATTCAGCAGACACCGCATTGACCTGCAGTCTACATACCATAAAGGACACCTTCTTGCTGGTCTGTGGTTGTCTACAAACCAAGAAGACACACGTGAAAAAAATGACCAAGGATGCCGCCAACGTCCCCAGGACCCAGGGCTCCAAAGCAAGGACATCTTGTCCATAGTGTGTAGTGAGGGCACTTATGAGACACACTACGATAACTAGAgaaagacacaacacacacacacacccacgcacacatcTGAATGTTATGCAGCAAGAGACCATAAATCTTCTGGGTCTTATGAGTTGAATGTCTTAGCAATGATCTTGCGGGTGTTCACGTCAGAGGTCATGAGGTATGGCGTGATGCTGACCTATGACCCCGACAGCCATGTTGACGGCAGTGGATGAGCCCTGGGTGGGCTGCAGCGAGGGGTTGAGGAGCGAGTGCAGCTTTGTCACATCCTTGTCCTTCAGCCGGTTGAGGTGCGACTCAGACTCAGTCAGCTCAGACTCACCCAACTCCCTGCTTTCTTCACTGATCCCGGTGCTCTCCGACACAGAGTCTGGCCTATACCTGAAATACAGGAAAGGTTTCATCATGACACATAATGTCTGTCATGCAACTGTAATAATCACAACATGCCAAAGCCCAATACACATATGGGAAACTGGGGAAGCATAGCTGACTAGCTGACTATAAACAGCTGTTCAAGTGGGAACTGTTGCTTTTGAATTCCCCATGgacaaaatatgttttacagAAAGGTAGGAATATCAATAATTAGGATAGAGTGGCACAGCAAAGCATGACTACAAGATGATCATTTGAATACTTattttataacaataataaacaaaaaatttcAAACTTCAAAACAGACGAGTTCTTGTGTGCAACAAATTCAGTTATACACAAAAACTGTTCTGTTTTAGGATAGttagtgttttttgtgtgttggctATGGTACACTTACATGGAACCATGTTAATGGAACCATGTTAGTGAGCACAGTTTTCATGTTTATAACACCACACCCACGTAACACATGATAGTCTCCCTTAAGTCTGTAAACACTATTCTCTACTTGTACCAAATCCTGAAAGGCCTCTTGGTTCATGTGGATCAGAGCCGTGTGTTTTTTGGTCAGCGTCCcacaaattttttaaattcctgtTTTCATAGACAGGACATTTTTAGGACTCCAGCAAACATAACTGTGCCCCCTTTAA
It encodes the following:
- the pdgfrl gene encoding platelet-derived growth factor receptor-like protein, with the translated sequence MKLCMLLTLALLSVELQNGVSQQVSHKKEATEARFRPGRKRIKVRYPKGKEKDVGGKPQSILTQVLDKGRFLRLGDTLSLNPGKTMELRCKGTKIGWAYPSYLDIFNDPRLSIKQHEKFGQLTLTSPSAADTGEYSCWAVLCDGEECEKDPDRTSTTYIYFTDKDELFVPSVIHFEIVYLRPDKPATVPCRVTSPKATVSLHREVPPEEILVDGSLIYYKPSKGFILQSPSPEHTGAFYCKASSTTKTTPQISTKFQLLYVEVPSGPPFATIQASQKQVRGGDIFNVTCTVLGEPEADVSFRWTFPGQEERPVNIHDSWRLINRGVRHTTRISQSVMTVDDADTIDFGHYICTAKNPYGETSVATRVNSYDQPLLNDEEGKP